From a single Phalacrocorax aristotelis chromosome 1, bGulAri2.1, whole genome shotgun sequence genomic region:
- the RWDD2B gene encoding RWD domain-containing protein 2B, whose product MTNREEAEIQISELDLLSSMFPYEEEFIVTDQLAVAELKNYVENESAEMPSSKVQFILNVKSEVSHASMVEFSMACALPFKYPTVLPEITVRSSLLSRSQQIHLNSDLKTYLIQNCSGEPCMLSAREWVKDHAAAYIDKEPSSSSVTTSNATQSEVITFTRLWIYSHHIYNKQKRKNIIDWAKELSLSGFCMPGKPGVVCVEGLQSSCEEFWSRVRRLTWKRILIRHREDVSLEGGGHAEIQKQRKFSTLEEKCFDAHGTRGNHMDLGQLYRFLEEKGCADIFQMYFGVEGH is encoded by the exons ATGACTAACCGAGAAGAAGCTGAGATACAAATTTCGGAATTAGATTTACTTTCTAGCATGTTTCCTTATGAGGAAGAGTTCATTGTGACTGACCAGCTGGCTGTAGCAGAACTAAAGAACTATGTGGAAAATGAATCTGCAGAGATGCCGTCTTCAAAAGTGCAGTTTATACTGAATGTAAAGTCAGAGGTCTCTCATGCCTCTATG GTGGAATTCTCTATGGCCTGTGCGTTACCATTTAAATATCCAACTGTTCTACCAGAAATTACTGTGAG gtCATCATTGTTAAGCCGCTCTCAGCAGATTCATCTGAACTCTGACCTAAAAACATATTTGATACAAAACTGCAGTGGAGAGCCCTGCATGTTGAGTGCAAGAGAATGGGTTAAAGACCATGCAGCTGCTTACATTGACAAAGAGCCTTCATCTTCCTCAGTGACAACATCAAATGCCACGCAGTCAGAAGTCATCACGTTCACTCGATTGTGGATCTATAGTCATCACATTTAcaacaagcaaaaaagaaagaatattatCGACTGGGCCAAGGAGCTTTCGCTGTCAGGGTTTTGCATGCCGGGGAAGCCAGGTGTTGTTTGTGTAGAAGGTCTACAAAGTAGTTGTGAAGAGTTCTGGTCAAG AGTACGAAGATTAACGTGGAAAAGAATTCTCATTCGGCACAGAGAAGATGTTTCTTTGGAAGGTGGAGGACATGCTGAGattcagaaacaaagaaagttctccactttggaagaaaaatgttttgatgcaCATGGCACCAGAGGAAATCATATGGATTTGGGGCAGCTCTATCGGTTTCTAGAAGAAAAAGGGTGTGCtgacatttttcaaatgtaCTTTGGGGTTGAAGGGCATTGA